Proteins found in one Corynebacterium freneyi genomic segment:
- a CDS encoding metal ABC transporter substrate-binding protein, whose protein sequence is MTIRSTALKAVGAVAAAALLLTGCSSADSGASGDSDALEVYATTGYLADAVANIAPDAEVTTMVGPGGDPHTYQPSTKDIETINAADVVFWNGLHLEAQMTDQLSSLGDRQLAVGDQLPEDMLLDWPETDDEGNPLHDPHVWNSPEAWTEVVGLVADKLADVDPDNADEYRDNAEDYKGRIEEAAAEAREKLADIPEPRILITGHDAFNYFGDTFGLEVRATDFVSTEAKLSAGELSELADLIAEKKVPVIFQDNQANPQAITSLKEAVRSRGWDVEVSDQELYADSLGADAGVDTYLGVFSHNVDAVAEALGKASR, encoded by the coding sequence GTGACCATCCGATCCACCGCCCTCAAGGCGGTCGGCGCCGTCGCCGCCGCCGCACTGCTGCTGACCGGCTGCTCCTCCGCCGATTCCGGCGCCTCGGGCGACTCCGACGCGCTCGAGGTGTACGCCACCACCGGCTACCTCGCCGACGCCGTCGCCAACATCGCCCCCGATGCCGAGGTGACCACCATGGTCGGCCCCGGCGGCGACCCGCACACCTACCAGCCGTCCACCAAGGACATCGAGACGATCAACGCCGCCGACGTCGTGTTCTGGAACGGTCTCCACCTGGAGGCCCAGATGACCGACCAGCTGTCCTCCCTCGGCGACCGCCAGCTGGCCGTCGGCGATCAGCTCCCCGAGGACATGCTGCTGGACTGGCCGGAAACCGACGACGAGGGCAACCCGCTGCACGACCCCCACGTCTGGAACAGCCCCGAAGCGTGGACCGAGGTCGTCGGCCTCGTCGCCGACAAGCTCGCCGACGTCGACCCGGACAACGCCGACGAGTACCGAGACAACGCCGAGGACTACAAGGGCCGCATCGAAGAGGCCGCCGCCGAGGCGCGCGAGAAGCTCGCGGACATCCCCGAGCCCCGCATCCTCATCACCGGCCACGACGCCTTCAACTACTTCGGCGACACCTTCGGGCTGGAGGTCCGCGCCACCGACTTCGTGTCCACCGAGGCCAAGCTCAGCGCCGGCGAACTGTCCGAGCTGGCCGACCTCATCGCGGAGAAGAAGGTCCCGGTGATCTTCCAGGACAATCAGGCCAACCCGCAGGCGATCACCAGCCTCAAGGAAGCCGTGCGCTCGCGCGGATGGGACGTCGAGGTCTCCGACCAGGAGCTCTACGCCGATTCCCTCGGCGCCGACGCCGGGGTGGACACCTACCTCGGGGTGTTCTCCCACAACGTCGACGCCGTGGCCGAGGCGCTGGGGAAGGCCTCCCGATGA
- a CDS encoding AbgT family transporter, which translates to MTTDAGRRSPHQGRGTTATAAGDDRNDGPEKPKGFLATLERVGNALPNPFWLFVILAGVVIVSSWLGSMAGMSAEDPGTGEVIEVQNLMTAEYLQKMVTDAVDNFVTFAPVGLILVCMLGVAVAEYSGFIGAAIRSAVARVRSPMWLTFVVALAGVTGSIASDAVYVILIPLGAAAFRAVGRNPIVGAMVAFAASSAGFNSSLVLNITDVLLAGISTTAAQFVDPEYVVSPLANYFFSMASAVVLAMIITAVTELFIVKHTKKTIDESQINYEAAAFTTPGNGDDTDDSAGSESAGTSSESNGENLGETRSKAELRDELELDAREIGALRIAGFAALATVAAWSALLFIPGSPLRGEGDGILNSPLLTDIVVPIALLFAITGIAYGIAFGSIRDSSDIPGFMEKGLSTLTAMMVLFFAVAQFTSYFSWSNLGQWTAIKGAELLTRADLPPLVLFAALVLMVAALNLFITSGSAQWALMAPVVVPMLMYVDIAPEVSQMLFRIGDSPSNIITPMSPYFALALTFLQKYYKPAGVGTLMSLAIPYSIAMLVGWFAFFAIWYLLGIPLGPGVPVR; encoded by the coding sequence ATGACCACCGACGCAGGCAGACGATCCCCGCACCAGGGCCGGGGAACGACGGCCACCGCCGCAGGCGACGACCGAAATGACGGCCCCGAGAAGCCGAAGGGATTCCTCGCCACGCTGGAACGGGTGGGCAATGCCCTGCCGAACCCGTTCTGGTTGTTCGTCATATTGGCGGGCGTCGTCATCGTCTCGTCGTGGCTGGGCTCCATGGCCGGCATGTCGGCCGAAGACCCCGGCACCGGCGAGGTCATCGAGGTCCAGAACCTCATGACCGCCGAATACCTGCAGAAGATGGTCACCGATGCGGTGGACAACTTCGTCACCTTCGCCCCGGTCGGGCTGATCCTGGTGTGCATGCTCGGCGTCGCCGTCGCCGAGTACTCCGGTTTCATCGGCGCGGCGATCCGCTCGGCGGTGGCCAGGGTCCGCTCCCCCATGTGGTTGACCTTCGTCGTCGCGCTGGCCGGCGTCACCGGTTCGATCGCCTCCGACGCCGTGTACGTCATCCTCATCCCGCTGGGCGCCGCCGCCTTCCGCGCGGTGGGCCGCAACCCGATCGTCGGCGCGATGGTCGCCTTCGCCGCCTCGTCCGCCGGCTTCAACTCTTCGCTGGTGCTCAACATCACCGACGTGCTGCTGGCCGGCATCTCGACGACGGCCGCCCAGTTCGTCGACCCCGAGTACGTGGTGTCGCCGCTGGCGAACTACTTCTTCTCCATGGCCTCGGCGGTCGTGCTGGCGATGATCATCACCGCCGTCACGGAACTGTTCATCGTCAAGCACACGAAGAAGACGATCGACGAATCGCAGATCAACTACGAGGCCGCGGCCTTCACCACGCCCGGCAACGGCGACGACACCGACGACTCGGCCGGCTCCGAATCCGCGGGCACGTCGTCGGAAAGCAACGGCGAGAATCTCGGCGAGACCCGCTCGAAGGCGGAGCTGCGCGACGAACTCGAACTCGATGCACGCGAAATCGGCGCCCTGAGAATCGCCGGATTCGCGGCGCTGGCCACCGTCGCCGCATGGTCCGCGCTGCTGTTCATCCCGGGGTCCCCGCTGCGCGGCGAGGGCGACGGCATCCTCAATTCCCCGCTGCTCACCGACATCGTGGTGCCCATCGCGCTGCTGTTCGCCATCACCGGCATCGCCTACGGCATCGCATTCGGGTCGATCCGCGACTCCTCCGACATCCCCGGCTTCATGGAAAAGGGCCTGTCCACGCTGACGGCGATGATGGTGCTGTTCTTCGCGGTCGCCCAGTTCACGTCGTACTTCTCGTGGTCGAACCTGGGCCAGTGGACGGCGATCAAGGGCGCCGAGCTGCTGACCCGGGCCGACCTGCCGCCGCTGGTGCTGTTCGCCGCACTGGTGCTGATGGTCGCCGCACTGAACCTCTTCATCACGTCGGGTTCGGCCCAGTGGGCTCTGATGGCCCCGGTGGTCGTTCCGATGCTGATGTACGTCGACATTGCGCCGGAAGTGTCGCAGATGCTGTTCCGCATCGGCGATTCGCCGTCGAACATCATCACCCCAATGTCGCCCTACTTCGCGCTGGCGCTGACGTTCCTGCAGAAGTACTACAAACCGGCGGGCGTCGGCACGCTGATGTCGCTGGCGATCCCGTACTCCATCGCGATGCTGGTGGGCTGGTTCGCGTTCTTCGCCATCTGGTACCTGCTCGGCATTCCGCTCGGACCGGGCGTGCCCGTGCGCTGA